The Radiobacillus deserti genomic interval GTCGCACCTGTATTGATGTCTTCTCTAAGCTCTTTTCCAGATTTAGGCGCAAATAGTAAAGCAACAGAAGCTCCTACAATACCACCAATCAGCGATCCGATTAAAAAGTCCTTTGTATTCATGTCATCGTTATGATTACTCATGATCGATTCCTCCTGTCTCTTTTTTCTTTCGTTTATTCCACAAATCCAATGCAACAGTCCCCCACTTCATTGCTTGTGCCGTTGCATTTTTATTTTTTTCCGCAGTATTTGACACACTGGATGACAGCGTTTTTAAGGATTCATTAAATTCTTGGACAGTTTGTCCGATGCCTTTAATTCCATCAAATAACGTGTTCATCTTTAAGGATTTTTCATTAATATCCTCTGCTAGTTTATTTGTTTTATTTAATAGTGCTGTTGTTTCAATGGTGATCCCTTCCATCTGTTTTTCTAAACCTTCTAGTGTGTTAGCAACATTACTCATCGTTCGTTGTGTAGCTTTAAGTACCTTTGAAAGATAAATGACTAATACGGCGAAAGCCACGGCTGCGATTAGTGCTGCTATGTAAAGTAAAATTTCCATCCTTTCAACTCCTTTTGCATGCTTTGCTAGGTTTGGAAGGTATTCTTTTTACATATAGTATGTAAAAATATGTACCCTTTACCATGAGAAATAAAACGCCTGATTCCATTTATTTTACCAAACAAGTTAAAAAAGGGAAACGAATCCCCTCATTTCTCTTTAGTATTCCCGATGAAACGTTAAACATGAATAGAAAAACAAAAAACGATACAAGGCCTTAATACCTTGTATCGCACTTTATTCATTCATTAAGCGCACCCTGAATAGATGCTTCATACGCTTGCTGGAATTTCTGAATATCTCCTGCTCCCATGAAAATAAGAACGTGATCTTCGTACTGCTTCAATTCCTCAACGTTGTCTACATCTAAAAGATAGCAATCTTCTATAAGTTTTTTCAAATCATCAATCGTTAATTTCCCACTATCTTCTCTGGCTGAGCCAAAAATGTCACATAAATAAACGTGATCGGCTAGATTTAAAGCCGCAGCAAATTCATTTAAAAAAGTCTTCGTACGTGTATATGTGTGTGGTTGAAAAATTACAGTAACTGGACGGTATGGGTATTTTTTTCTTGCTGCTTCGATCGTTACTTCAATTTCTTTTGGGTGATGTGCATAATCATCAATTAGCACTTGATTTCCTACTTGTTTTTCAGAAAAGCGACGTTTAACACCTTGAAAACTATAGATTTTCTTAATATCTTCTGCTCTCATTCCTTCATAATGGCAAATTGCAATTACTGCTAATGCATTTAATACATTGTGATTACCGTAGGATGGAATGGTAAATGAATCATAAAATGTATTACGAACAAACACATCAAAGGTTGTTCCATCCTCATCTTCAAAGACATTTTGTGCTTGAAAGTCATTTGTATCTGAAAAACCATAATACATGACCGGAACTTTTGCTTGAATTTGTTGAAGATATTCATCATCTCCGCAAGCAACAATTCCTTTCTTAACTTTCTCAGCCATTTGCTGGAAGGATTGAAATACATCATCTATACTTGAGAAAAAATCTGGATGGTCGAAATCAATATTTGTCATAATCGCGTAATCTGGTTCGTATTCGAGAAAATGGTTTCGATATTCACACGCTTCGAAAACAAAGTACTGACTATCTGGATTTCCAACACCAGTACCATCTCCAATCAAGAAGGAGATGGGGTACGTTTCACTCAACACGTGAGCTAACAAACCAGTGGTCGAAGTCTTTCCATGGGCACCAGTCACTGCGATACTTGTGTATTTTTTTAACCATTCCCCTAGAAATTCATGATAACGATAAAAAGTTAACCCTAATCTCTTTGCTTCCACAATTTCCTCGTGGTCATCGGAAAATGCATTTCCAGCAATAATGGTTAAGCCTTCTTTTATATTATCTTTAGAAAAAGGTAATATGGTAATGTCCTTATCTTCTAATGCTTCTTGTGTGAAGAATCTTTTTTCTACATCAGAACCTTGTACGGTTTCTCCTGAGTCTTCTAGAATCTGTGCTAAAGCACTCATCCCAGTCCCCTTTATACCAATGAAGTGGTAAGTTGTCATATAAGAACCTCCAAAAAAAGAGTCATGTATTATCTGTCTATGTAAATACATATATGCACAGAGTAGCTCTATGGTTAACTATTCAATTATAGCAAAATGCGTTGAAACTTCAATGCATCAACGCATGGCAACCTTATGATTGCTCAAAATATTCCACTTTTTCTAATCTAGGATTTGGTCGATATTTTCTTCCTTCTTTTGCTTGTGGTTCCCCGTTCAATAATACATTATCCCCTGTGAAAGACACCCCTATATTCAACAGGCTTCTTCCAACACCGTATAAATCAACTGGAACTCCATGCTCTTCGAATTTTCTGATTCGTTTTTCATCGAACCCACCACTGACTATAATTTTCACATGTCGGAACCCTTCTTCGTCTAACGCTTTTCGAAGGGCAAAGATCAATTCAGGGTTTGCACCTCTTGGATCAAATTTCCCCATCAAATGCTGGTTTCTGAGGAAATATTTGTCAACCATATTTTTAGACGTATCGACTCGAACCCCTTTTAATTTATCTCCGAATTCACGTGCGACTCGAAGTGAATCATTAATGACATCGTTGTTATAGTCCACAAGCACCATTAAGTCATCATTTGGATACATCTCGTTATATGCCTTTGCAGCAGCAACAACATCGCCTTGAAACATTTGAATCATAGCGTGAGGCATCGTACCCATTCCTTCTTTTCCCCACCATTCGTTCATGGCGTGAGTCGCTTGAGCTGTGGATCCGCCTATAAAAGCAGCATACCCGTCCCCGGCTTGTTGGGTGTAGTGATCGTCACGGTCTCCCATAAAAATAATCGGCTTTTGCGTGCCAGACGTTCTAGCCGCTTTCACGACGTTATATACATTCGTGGCAACGGATGTCCTTCTAGCTAATATTCCATCAATAATTCCCTCTAAATATCCAAAATCCTGATAAGGACCAGTTACCGTTAATACGGTTTCATATGGCGCTATTTTATCTCCATCTTTTAAGGAATAAATCTCTAATTTATCAGGGTTGTTTGCAAAGGTATGTAATAAAGCAATTGCTTCATCCGTTCCACAAAGTACAGCATCCCTTTTTTGAAAGAATTGCATGGTAACTTTATTATTTGGAAGAAACTTCTCTGCTATTTCCTTTGTTTTCAAAAAATATACTGCAGAAAACCAGCCTTCAGCAATACGTTCATCAAATTTAAAGGTTTTATTTGTTAAGCGCTCAATATCGCCTTTTAATTTTCGACTAATTTCTTTCATTTGAACAGAACTCCTTAAAAGTCATTTCCCTTAGCTTTCCACATCATATAAATTATATCATATAAGAATCCGCTAACTTCGACAAGTGTTAATGATGTCGTTTATCACAAAAAAAGGTCATTCCTAGGAATGACCTTTTTAGGATGGGGTGTGATAATTGGATGTGCTAACCAATACATCTCTCGGTTTACTTCCTTTTTGTTCAGAAATAATCCCGTTTGCCTCCATACTATCAATCAAGCGTGCTGCTCGGTTGTATCCAATTTTGAATCGACGCTGTAACAGGGACGCACTAGCACTGTTTTGTTGGATAACAAAATCGACCGCATCTAAGTATAATTCATCCTCATCTTCTTCCATATGAACCTGCTCCAAAAGCTGTTCTTGCTCAAATAAATATTGTGGTGGTGCGGATTTTCTTACGAAGCTTGTTACTCGTTCAATCTCATCATCGGACACAAAAGCACCTTGTATTCGAACGGACTGTCCAGCACCATTTTCTACAAATAGCATATCTCCTCTACCTAGGAGCTTCTCGGCACCACTTACATCGATAATGGTTCTAGAATCCACTTGAGAGGATACACTAAACGCAATACGAGTAGGGACATTCGCTTTAATCAATCCTGTAATTACATCAACGGATGGACGCTGTGTTGCTAACAACAAATGAATACCACATGCACGTGCTTTTTGCGCAATACGACAAATCGCATCTTCCACATCTTGTGGAGAGACCATCATTAGGTCGGCTAGCTCATCAATCACAATAATTAAATAAGGGAGCTTATCTGCTTTTCTATTTTGTTTCTCCATTTTTTGATTATATCGTTCCACATCACGAACACCTTCATGTACGAACTTTTCGTAACGCTCTTCCATCTCATTTACAGCCCATTTTAAAGCATGGGTAGCAGCTTTCACATCTGTTATTACAGGTGCTACTAAGTGTGGTAGTTCATTGTAAGGCGCAAGCTCTACCATCTTTGGGTCAATCAGTAAGAAACGGACATCCTCATGACTAGCTTTATAAAGTAAGCTTATCAATATGGAGTTAATACAAACACTTTTTCCTGAGCCCGTTGCACCAGCTATTAACCCGTGAGGCATTTTCTTTAAGTTCGTAACCATTGGTCGTCCTGATATATCAAGCCCTAATGCAACCGTTAAAGGGGATTGATCCGATTGAAATGCCTCTGACTCCAATATTTCTTGCAAACCTACTGCCTGCGGAACGGGATTCGGAACCTCAATTCCTATGGCATTTTTTCCTGGAATAGGTGCTTCCATTCGAATATCTCTTGCAGCCAAATTCAGTTTTATATCGTCACTCAAGTTTTTAATTTTACTAACTTTGACTCCTAATTCAGGCTGTACTTCGAATCTCGTTACCGAAGGTCCAGTCATCGCATTGACCACTTTCGCTTTCACATGAAAGTGACGAAGTGTTGTTTCCAACAGTTCAATTTGTTCCAGAACCCACTGTTCATCTGCACCTTTTGTGAAAGTAGGATCATTCAATAAATGAATGGGTGGCACAGGCTCTTTTTCGACCTCTTTTATGCCATCGTCTGTTGATGTAACAGACGCGACTGGATCCACGGAGTATAATTCTTTCTTATCAAGATTACGTTTTTTATCCTTAGGTGTCATCATCACATTAAATGGTACAGAATTCGATTGCTTCTCTTCTTTGTGGAGATCTACTCGTTTTATCTGTTGGGATGGTTCCCAATCTGAATTTTTCTCCGCTTCCCATTTTTCTTTCGGTTCTTCCTCTCTAGGCTCCATTACTGAAGCATCTGCATGCTTTGAAAAGTCCTGAACTTGTTTTTCCAATTTCGGTGATGTCTCAACTGGTTCGTTTCCCTCTGACTTTTCATCAGATTCCATGCGTGGTAAGTATGATGAGCGCTGATGTCGAATCGAACGAGTTTGCTTTGACCAAGTAATATCCTTTCGCAGAAATGCTGGGACGTTCTCTATTTCTTTCCTCAATCTAGATTGACGATGCATTCCATGAATCGGAGAAGGAACTTCACTTAATTTAAAAGGCTGCTTACGTTCCTGTGAATCATCCTGTTTGATTCGCTGTTCCTCAACCTGTACATGTCTTTTTTCTTGTTTTCGTTGAAAAGCTGGGACATCGTATTCAATCTTAGGTTTTGGTTCCGTTTTTCTCGTTTGACTCGGCTCATCTGGAATCAGCGGAAAGCGAAAAGAACGTTCATTTGGATACTGATAAGACATTTTGGTTTCTACTGCCTGTTTTGTATTAAAATTGCCACTTATATATTCTCTTTTTGAAGTGGATTGCCCAGATTCCTCTACCTCTTCTGTAAACCAGTCTTTCATTTTTTTCATTAATTGATGCCACATGACATTCACTCTTTCTAAAATTTTCGTCGAATGTTGTTATAAGCTATTGTAACACAGGTTTATGGCATGTAAGGTAATATTTTCATCCTGAATAAAGAGAAAAACCTTTGTTCATTGCAACAAAGGTTTTTCTCTAAGCCTAAAATACGAAGGCTTGTCCTGCCTCATATTGATTATCTAATACATAAATTCCTTTTTCTTTTGGAGCATTTGGTAGACCTAACTCTTTCATCGAACAAATCATTCCATGAGAATCGACGCCACGTAGCTGGGTTGGTTTAATTTCCATTCCACTTGGCATCACAGCACCAACCTTGGCAACCACTACTTTTTGCCCTTGATCAATGTTTGGAGCACCACAGACGATTTGCAGAGTTTCATCTCCAACATCAACCTGACAAACACTTAGCTTATCCGCATTTTCATGCTGTTGTTTCTCTTTAACATATCCTACAACGAACTTAGGACTGAAGTCTAAGCCGGATCCATCTTCTATCCCATTCGTTTGAAACGCTTTTTCCAATTCAGTTGCTACCTCTTTATCTACTGGTACTTCATTTAATTTCTCTACATTCGAAAAATATCCGGAGGCATTAAATATATTATAGCCTAGCAATGACTTATCGTTCGTATTAATAATTTTTACAATATCCCCATATCTCTCAAACGTTGTTTCATTGCGCTCGCCTTGTTTCACAGGAATAATAAGAACATCCCCAATTCCTTTTTCATTGTAAAACATATTCATTTTTCGTCATCCTTTCTTGAATCGTTAGCAGGTCGGTTTTTCGCTAGAATAAAGACTGGTTCTAATTTTTTATCTTCGTATATAAATGGAAGGGACGTAATCGGTACACGTCCTTCCGCGAAAAACTTCATCGTCATTTGGGCTAGTATGTCGTACCCCGTTTTATTCTGAATATCTGCAAAAATAAGCACATCCTGATGGGGGACCGCAACCGCCAGTTCTCCTTTACTATTGGCCTTCATCTCTTCTAGAAGTGATTCGTTTAAAATTCTACTTGCATCGTATCCGTCTTGGGATGCAATAAAGTAAAAATCGTTATCCGCAACCTGATCATGTTTCGATTTATTTTCCAATGATCGCACATTGAACGTGGAGATTTCCTTTATTCTATCCAACGTCCATCCTTCTGCTTCTAACATTTCTTCCTCTAAAAGCTTGTAAGAAGTCCCCAAGTCTAACGCATAATATATTCTCGTTTCTGCCGTATGTTCAGAAAAAAGAAGCTTTTTTCCTGCCTTCGTCTTTCTCGGAAAGGAAGTAGCACGAATTACCGGAAATATATAACGCTCTTGTCCAGTTAATTCATGGGTTTCATTCATCACTTTAAGAGCTTCAGAGACATGGTATTGTAACTCATCAAGAGCTGCTTCTCCTCGCACTTCATATTTCGCAATTACGTTTGGGATAGAAATGGATATTCCTTGTCCGGATTCTTTCCATTCCACACGAAATTTGTCCTTATCACGATTAAATGATGTACGCCATTCACTATTATGGAAACGCTCTTCTAGCTTTTTTTTCATTTTAATACTATTCATTTTCATTATTTCATCCACCTCTTGGAAGAAGTTAATCCACGTGCTATTTTAGCATTAATGAACTTAATATAAAAGAAATCCCCTTCCGCATGGAAAGGGGCTCTATTTTATAAAAGGGAGTCGATAAACGTTTCAATCTCTTCTCGTGTTTTTCGATCTTTGCTAACAAAACGTCCAACCTCTTCCCCTTGATGAAATCCGATAAAGCTTGGGATTCCAAATACATCATATTCGCGACATATCTCTATAAATTGATCACGATCTACATGAACAAAGGTGTATTCAGAATACTTTTGCTCTAAATCTGGCAAAAATGGGTCAATAAAATGGCAATCTGGACACCAATCTGCAGAAAACATCAATAGTACTTTATCTTTCTTTAGAAGTCCTTGAAGTTGTTCCTCTGATTCTAACATTAACATGCCTTGCACCGCCTTATTCATAGTTAATTCTCATATCACCTGGCTGTATCCATCCTCGTCTTCTTAGCCATTCAGACAAAAGAAGGCTAACAAGAGCAGGTCCAATGATGTGTAACAATAACACCAGCCACAATACAGGGAGTGTAAATCCCATTGATTCAAACGTCATGATTTGTCCGACAAAACCAGCTGTTCCCATCCCTGCACCTAAAGAGTTATTCTCCATTTCAAAATATACAGTGGCTAAGGGAGCAAATACGAGACCCGCTATCGTCGGTGGTAAGAGTATTATTGGTTTCTGGATGATATTTGCCACTTGAAGCATAGAAGTACCTATTCCTTGTGCGAGAAATCCACCTAATCCATTGTCTCGGTAACTAGAAACTGCAAACCCGATCATTTGTGACGCGCATCCAATTGTTGCTGCCCCAGCTGCAATTCCACTTAAATCAAGCATAATAGCAATAGCTGCACTCGAAATTGGTGCTGTTAAAGCCCATCCCATTAACACTGCAACAATAATCCCCATTATAAACGGCTGTTGCTCGGTTGACCAATTAATTATACTTCCAAACCAAGTCATGAAGTTGTTAATTGGTGGACCAATAAATGTTCCAACGATAAACCCAACTGCAATGGTAACAAATGGCGTTAATAAAATATCCACTCGCGTTTGCTTATAGATCAATTTCCCAAACTCTGTGGCAAGGACTGCAGTCACATAGCTTCCCGCTGGTCCTCCTAGTTCCGCTCCGAATGCTCCAGCATATAGAGCAGAGAACAAAACTAACGGTGGAGCTTTTAGACCATATGCAATCGCAACTCCAATGGCTCCTCCCATTACTTTTGTATCCATGGCGTAGCTTCCCATATCCACTAACGCTGTTTGTACAGAGACTGGAACAAAGCCTAGCTGTTCTCCTAATGTCTTAATAATCAATCCAATAATTAAAGAAGAAAAAAGACCTAATGCCATAAAGCTTAAAGCTGTAATAAAATATTCTCTTGGTGACAACGAGATACCTTTCTTATGTAAAAATGCAATCACTGTACAAGTCCCCCCTATCATAGTAATACAACAAACTCATCAATATGTTACACAATGCCGCCCTTGAAGACAAATTTAGTTTTTTAAAAATTTTCTTGAAGTTCAAATTGTTTTTTTGTTGAAAATTCTCTATAATTGTTGCATTAGAGAAAATTTTGTCATTCATTATTCTCTGATTAATCCGATAAAAAAAGAGAATCATTAAAGGGGGAGTCAAAATGAAATCCATTCGAAGTCGTGTACGGTTAATCCTAGTGCTAGCTGTCACAAGTTTAGTCGTTTTAACAGTATTTGCATTTATATTTATGAATCAACAAAAAAACTGGTCAGAAAAACGTAATACTGTAGAAGAAGCCTTAGTACATAGCAGTGAAGTTGAAACGGAAATGGCGTTAACTCGAATCAAGGAACAAACCTTCTTTTCTAATCCTTCCGAAGAAAATGCAGAGGCGCTTAAAAAGTCCATTGCCAATGTAAAGTCTTTAGCCTCAAAATATGCGGATGAATTATCCAGCAACAAGGAAATTTCTGATAATTTTCTGCTCATTGAAAAAAGTGCCACCACCTATGAAAAACAAATTGACCCTATGGTAAACATGTTCCGGATGATTGGTTTTACAGAAGATCAAGGTCTCAACAAATACATAGATGAGTCTTATACGAGTCTTCAAGGAATAATTAATGATTATAATAATCCGAATCTAACAAACGCCTTAATGAACGTTAAAATACAAGAACAAGAATATTTAGAGGCTGGGGATTCAGAAAAAAATAACTTCGATACCGCTGTAAGAGATTTCACAAGATTAGTTACAGATTCAGATATTTCCAAAGATCAAAAAAGTGAAATCGATGCATCCTTATTAAAGTATCAACAAAACGTTAACACGATTACATCTACCCAAACACAAGCACAGGCTATTACAAACTCTTTTGAAAATGTAGCTGCAAACGTCGGTAAAATCATTTCGGATGTTGGAGTAAGTGCTGAAAAGATGAACAAGAATATCCAAGAAGATCAAGCAGCAGCATTGAGATGGCTTACCATTTCATTTATTGCTATCGGTGTACTAGCATTAGGGATCATGGTAGGAACGGGGATTATTCTTATTCGATCCATCTCAAAATCTGTTAATCAATTAAAAACAGGTGCTCAAATCATCGGAGATGGTGACTTGTCCTATCGCGTATCGGTAGATTCAAAAGACGAGATGGCTGAGATTGGTTCTACCTTTAATCAAATGGCGAGCCGTATGGAAGCTTCCATGCTTAAAGTAAAAGAAGCTTCTAATGTGTTAGGTAGTTCATCTTCTAACCTAGCTGCTGTTTCAGAACAAACCACTGCACAAGCAGAGGAAGTATCGGAAGCTATTAATCAGGTTGCGACAGGTTCTCAAAACCAAGCTTATCAAATTGAACAAAGCACACAACTAATCCAAGATGTATCAGAAGCTATTCAAGTAACACGTGTAGCTGCTGAGGATATATCAGGAAAACTCGAAGGGGCCGAAAACGAAGGGAAATCAGGCTTAGATACTGTTCATAAACTTGAGGATACCTCCAGTAATTTTATTCAACTTGCTGCCCATTTAAGTAATGAAGTTTTGCAAGCAGCCGCACAATCAAAAGATATTACAACTATCGTTTCTGCTATCGAAGAAATTGCTGACAGCACAAACCTTCTCGCTTTGAATGCAGCCATTGAATCCGCGCGAGCGGGAGAAAGTGGTCGAGGATTTGCTGTTGTAGCAGATGAGGTTAGAAAACTTGCTGAGCGCTCTAAGACAGAAGCACAGGAAATTCATCAGCTCGTTAACCATATGTATAAGCAAATGAATAATTTATCAGAGGAAGCTAATAAATTTACAAGCTATCAAGAAACACAAGAAGAAGCAGTAGCCTTAACAAAGGACGCGTTTAACCGTATTGTACAAAACATTTACGAAATGAATGAAAAGATTGAAGAAGTAAGACATTCTATTCAAAACGTGGATGGAGTAAATGAACATCTGAAAGAAGCCCTTCATTCCATAAGTGTTATTTCGGAAGAATCTGTTGCAACTGCTGAAGAAGTAGCTGCATCGAGTGAAACTCAATCTCAATCTATTGAAGAAGTGAACCAAGCTGCTCTAGATCTTCAAGCTCTATCTCAAGAATTAGAAGCTGAAGTTAGTCAATTCAAATTAAATGCCAATAGAGAAGAAGAGTTTGATAGCTCTTCCGAATTCGTTGAAGAAGTAGAAGAACAGCAAGATAACAGCTCCGAAGAAATCGTTGAACACGACATTCTCGAAGAAAGTAATGATGTTAACGGATCCCTCGATTTTAATGAAGACGAGAATATCGAACATGAGGAGACTTCCCATTCACAGAACGTGGATTCTATTGGACAAAATGGAGAAGACCTTGAATCTACTTTAGAGAACAAGATAGAAGAACATGAAAATTATAGTGAAGTTTATAATGATGAACGTGATGAAGAAAACGAAATAAGTCCAACAGAGAACACAACTGAAGAGGTTCAAGAAGATGAAGAGAAAACAGATTCAACGGAATCAGATGAATCTGGTGAGTCGGAGAATCAAGAACTTCACGTAGATGATGAAGTAAACAACAACAAATAAAAAAATGGGCAGTTCACGATGAACTGCCCATTTTTTTATTCCTGTTCTGTATTTTGTAATGAGTTGGCCATCACCATCATATCCTTTGCACTTTGCTCGATATTCCCTTTAGATGTAATGGTTGTTATTTTCACACCACCAACCCCTATTTGAAGCTCATAATCGTCCTCATTAGAAACGATTCGTAAATAGCCGAATTTATCTTCCTTTTCAAATGTTTTTAATAACAAAGGATTTTCGATAGTAGACGCTTCTTTATAATTCAATTGGCTAGTGAGTTCTTCTAATGCATTATAAAATAAAATGTAAGTCTGCTTTCCATCTTCTAAAATAACATTACTAGATTCTTGCTCCGCAATTTCTAGGTGTTTAGGTATGTAAAGCGAGAAGCCTTCCATCTCTTGATTGGGTTCTTTCCCCTTTTCATTAAACGTCTCTTCCACTACAGCCTCCGTACTCTTTATAACTTCCTTTTCCGATTTCAAGCTACAACCAGCTAAAAAAAAGAAAGCGATTCCTATAAAAAGTAGGATAGTAAGTTTCGTTCCCTTCACCATACTTCCCCCTGAATCCATATAGTCCTTTATTCCCTATTAACTATATACTATGCCTCCAAGCTTTGACAAGTTTCGCACTAATCACATACTTTGTCGTGTACTACCAAAGTCGATATAATGATAAAAGAAGATAAGTGAAGGAGGAGACTACATGAGACTTACGGTTTACTTAGCTGGGCAAATTCATGACAATTGGCGTGAAGAGATAAAAGAAAAAGCGAAAAAGTTAGACTTACCTTTAGATTTTGTTGGCCCACAAGAAAATCATGAACTTTCCGATCAAATTGGAGAACAGATTCTTGGTAAGCAACCTAGCGCATATTACCGAGACGATGCAGCATCTGATATAAATAACTTTCGAACGGAAGTCCTTATGAAAAAAGCGGATATCGTTATTGCTTTATTTGGAGAATCGTACAAGCAGTGGAATACAGCAATGGACACAACAACTGCGATAACCCTTCAGAAGCCAACAATAATAATTCGACCAGAATCATTAATTCATCCGTTAAAGGAGCTATCAAACAAAGCAAACGTAACCGTGGAAACGTTGGATCAAGCATTAAATGTTATTCAATATATTTACAAGTAAGCAAAAAAGCACGCTAGCTGCGTGCTTTTTTACTCAATTGATATTGACCTTTCAAAATGTGTAAAACATGAGAAAACATTTGATCACGGGTTACCTGACCATCGGTAAAAATGCCAACAGCTCCTTCTTTTTTTCGTGCGTTCTGTTTATTCGTATATTGATCCATTAAATCCCCAAGCTCTTGCCCTTCCCTTAAAGGTTGCTTAAATACTTCCGGAAGCGGAAAGCGAGCGCCCGCTGCAATATAAAGTTCTCCTGTCTCGTCTACTAAGGCTCCCCAGTTACAAATAAATACCTGATTGTGAAACTCCATTACGCCGCCTTCTAACCCGATTCCTAAAACACCATCTTCTCTTGCAGCACAAGCCTTCGCTCGATTTATAGCTCCCTCTAATGTTTCTTCATCAGAAAGAGGTTGTGCAGAGACTAAACTAGGTACATCTTGTGGATAAACCGTCGATTCCGTAAATACTGATTCAACTGCAATAATTTTGGCAGGATTTTCCGACCCAACATATATGCTCTTCTGTTTCATGTTCATTACCCGTTATTTCGGATTTGATCCACTGTGTTTTGATCTGTTGTTCTGATTAGCTTCAGTAGTAATTCTTTTGCAGCAGCGTAATCATCTACATGGATAATCGAACCATGTGTATGAATATAACGAGAACATATTCCGATTACTGCAGAAGGCACACCTTCATTGGACAAATGAACACGTCCAGCATCTGTTCCACCTTGAGAAATAAAATATTGATATGGGATATGATTGGATTCTGCTGTATCTAGAATGAATTCACGCATGCCTTTATGAGTAATCATCGAACGGTCGAATATACGGAGTAATGCTCCTTTTCCTAATTGACCGAATTCTTTATCATCCCCAGACATATCATTAGCCGGTGAAGCATCCAATGCATAGA includes:
- a CDS encoding DNA translocase FtsK; its protein translation is MWHQLMKKMKDWFTEEVEESGQSTSKREYISGNFNTKQAVETKMSYQYPNERSFRFPLIPDEPSQTRKTEPKPKIEYDVPAFQRKQEKRHVQVEEQRIKQDDSQERKQPFKLSEVPSPIHGMHRQSRLRKEIENVPAFLRKDITWSKQTRSIRHQRSSYLPRMESDEKSEGNEPVETSPKLEKQVQDFSKHADASVMEPREEEPKEKWEAEKNSDWEPSQQIKRVDLHKEEKQSNSVPFNVMMTPKDKKRNLDKKELYSVDPVASVTSTDDGIKEVEKEPVPPIHLLNDPTFTKGADEQWVLEQIELLETTLRHFHVKAKVVNAMTGPSVTRFEVQPELGVKVSKIKNLSDDIKLNLAARDIRMEAPIPGKNAIGIEVPNPVPQAVGLQEILESEAFQSDQSPLTVALGLDISGRPMVTNLKKMPHGLIAGATGSGKSVCINSILISLLYKASHEDVRFLLIDPKMVELAPYNELPHLVAPVITDVKAATHALKWAVNEMEERYEKFVHEGVRDVERYNQKMEKQNRKADKLPYLIIVIDELADLMMVSPQDVEDAICRIAQKARACGIHLLLATQRPSVDVITGLIKANVPTRIAFSVSSQVDSRTIIDVSGAEKLLGRGDMLFVENGAGQSVRIQGAFVSDDEIERVTSFVRKSAPPQYLFEQEQLLEQVHMEEDEDELYLDAVDFVIQQNSASASLLQRRFKIGYNRAARLIDSMEANGIISEQKGSKPRDVLVSTSNYHTPS
- the murC gene encoding UDP-N-acetylmuramate--L-alanine ligase, coding for MTTYHFIGIKGTGMSALAQILEDSGETVQGSDVEKRFFTQEALEDKDITILPFSKDNIKEGLTIIAGNAFSDDHEEIVEAKRLGLTFYRYHEFLGEWLKKYTSIAVTGAHGKTSTTGLLAHVLSETYPISFLIGDGTGVGNPDSQYFVFEACEYRNHFLEYEPDYAIMTNIDFDHPDFFSSIDDVFQSFQQMAEKVKKGIVACGDDEYLQQIQAKVPVMYYGFSDTNDFQAQNVFEDEDGTTFDVFVRNTFYDSFTIPSYGNHNVLNALAVIAICHYEGMRAEDIKKIYSFQGVKRRFSEKQVGNQVLIDDYAHHPKEIEVTIEAARKKYPYRPVTVIFQPHTYTRTKTFLNEFAAALNLADHVYLCDIFGSAREDSGKLTIDDLKKLIEDCYLLDVDNVEELKQYEDHVLIFMGAGDIQKFQQAYEASIQGALNE
- a CDS encoding thioredoxin family protein; the protein is MLMLESEEQLQGLLKKDKVLLMFSADWCPDCHFIDPFLPDLEQKYSEYTFVHVDRDQFIEICREYDVFGIPSFIGFHQGEEVGRFVSKDRKTREEIETFIDSLL
- a CDS encoding DUF948 domain-containing protein, with amino-acid sequence MEILLYIAALIAAVAFAVLVIYLSKVLKATQRTMSNVANTLEGLEKQMEGITIETTALLNKTNKLAEDINEKSLKMNTLFDGIKGIGQTVQEFNESLKTLSSSVSNTAEKNKNATAQAMKWGTVALDLWNKRKKKETGGIDHE
- a CDS encoding nicotinate phosphoribosyltransferase; translation: MKEISRKLKGDIERLTNKTFKFDERIAEGWFSAVYFLKTKEIAEKFLPNNKVTMQFFQKRDAVLCGTDEAIALLHTFANNPDKLEIYSLKDGDKIAPYETVLTVTGPYQDFGYLEGIIDGILARRTSVATNVYNVVKAARTSGTQKPIIFMGDRDDHYTQQAGDGYAAFIGGSTAQATHAMNEWWGKEGMGTMPHAMIQMFQGDVVAAAKAYNEMYPNDDLMVLVDYNNDVINDSLRVAREFGDKLKGVRVDTSKNMVDKYFLRNQHLMGKFDPRGANPELIFALRKALDEEGFRHVKIIVSGGFDEKRIRKFEEHGVPVDLYGVGRSLLNIGVSFTGDNVLLNGEPQAKEGRKYRPNPRLEKVEYFEQS
- a CDS encoding DUF1444 domain-containing protein, with translation MKMNSIKMKKKLEERFHNSEWRTSFNRDKDKFRVEWKESGQGISISIPNVIAKYEVRGEAALDELQYHVSEALKVMNETHELTGQERYIFPVIRATSFPRKTKAGKKLLFSEHTAETRIYYALDLGTSYKLLEEEMLEAEGWTLDRIKEISTFNVRSLENKSKHDQVADNDFYFIASQDGYDASRILNESLLEEMKANSKGELAVAVPHQDVLIFADIQNKTGYDILAQMTMKFFAEGRVPITSLPFIYEDKKLEPVFILAKNRPANDSRKDDEK
- the ytpR gene encoding YtpR family tRNA-binding protein, giving the protein MNMFYNEKGIGDVLIIPVKQGERNETTFERYGDIVKIINTNDKSLLGYNIFNASGYFSNVEKLNEVPVDKEVATELEKAFQTNGIEDGSGLDFSPKFVVGYVKEKQQHENADKLSVCQVDVGDETLQIVCGAPNIDQGQKVVVAKVGAVMPSGMEIKPTQLRGVDSHGMICSMKELGLPNAPKEKGIYVLDNQYEAGQAFVF